The following are encoded together in the Vespa velutina chromosome 3, iVesVel2.1, whole genome shotgun sequence genome:
- the LOC124947999 gene encoding acetyl-CoA carboxylase isoform X2: MLRNLLNTLIGNEKGKSEESQPRISSSSSTSEDEIVHIIEPSSGDNRENNSEMSETTPVSFVVGEPDPDAEEELEIGDSFPIDGNNGNSPQVQQFSILPGLVERRKRLRPSMSQGTVMIQTQSRLQEKDFTVATPEEFVHRFGGTKVINKVLIANNGIAAVKCMRSIRRWSYEMFKNERAVRFVVMVTPEDLKANAEYIKMADQYVPVPGGTNNNNYANVELIVDIATRTQVQAVWAGWGHASENPKLPELLHKNNISFIGPSERAMWALGDKIASSIVAQTADVPTLPWSGSELKAQYSGKKIKISTELFKKGCVSTVEECLAAANKIGFPIMVKASEGGGGKGIRKCENAEELPALFRQVQAEIPGSPIFIMKMAKCARHLEVQLLADNYGNAISLFGRDCSIQRRHQKIIEEAPAVIAKPEVFEEMEKAAVRLAKMVGYVSAGTVEYLYDTSGRYYFLELNPRLQVEHPCTEMISDVNLPAAQLQVAMGLPLHHIKDIRLLYGESPWGDSQIDFEQLRHKPQPWGHVIAARITSENPDEGFKPSSGTVQELNFRSSKNVWGYFSVGASGGLHEFADSQFGHCFSWGEDRYQARENLVIALKELSIRGDFRTTVEYLITLLETEAFQQNNIDTSWLDVLIAERIKSDKPNVLLAVTCGAIHIADRTITAAFTEFQTALEKGQVQGSNDLNNLVDVELVNDGYKYKVQAAKSGPNSYFLVLNSSYKKIEVHRLSDGGLLLSMDGASYTTYMKEEVDRYRITIGNQTCVFEKDNDPSLLRSPSAGKLINFLVEDGGHIDRGQAYAEIEVMKMIMTVTTSEAGTLFYVKRPGAILEAGTVIAHLELDDPSLVTNAEEYSGQFPTPAVPAIPDKLNHLHSKYRTALENTLAGYCLPDPYHLPRLRELIEKFMFSLRDPSLPLLELQEVIATISGRIPASVEKKIRKLMSLYERNITSVLAQFPSQQIAAVIDGHAATLSKRSDRDVFFLTTQAIVQLVQRYRNGIRGRMKTAVHELLRQYYMVECQFQQGHYDKCVSALIEQYKDDLSTVTAMIFSHNQVTKKNILVTMLIDHLWANEPGLTDELASTLTELTSLNRTEHSRVALRARQVLIAAHQPAYELRHNQMESIFLSAVDMYGHDFHPENLQKLILSETSIFDILHDFFYHSNRAVCNAALEVYVRRAYISYELTCLQHLELSGEIPLVHFQFLLPNNHPNRQTQSIVNYRTGAMAAFKDFDQFREYSDEILDLLEDLSSPSSVSVKVLEAVDAIGSESRHSTSINVSLSTATEAATAAELSERPAEPVHILSIAIQENSNQDDATMARLFGDWCATSKEELISRGIRRATFAALKRKQFPKFFTFRQRDGFVEDRIYRHLEPGCAFQLELNRMRTYDLEALPTSNQKMHLYLGQAKVAKGQQVTDYRFFIRSIIRHSDLITKEASFDYLHNEGERVLLEAMDELEVAFSHPLAKRTECNHIFLNFIPTVIMDPARIEESVTSMVLRYGPRLWKLRVRQAEIKMTIRPAPGKSTSNIRLCIANDSGYSIDLHLYAESTDPKTGIIRFESYPPPTANLSNWRPGPMHGLPISTPYLTKDYLQAKRFQAQSAGTTYAYDLPDIFRQQVEKSWHKYIEERSNSNITIPTSVMDCVELVLDGDNLVEQKRLPGENDVGMVAWRLTLYTPEFPAGRDIILIANDLTHFLGSFGPKEDFLFYRASERARQLGIPRIYFAANAGARIGLAEEIKGLFKIAWEDESEPEKGFKYIYLTPDDYARLAPFNSVKASLIEDPAGESRYKITDIIGKDDGIGVENLKYAGMIASETSRAYDEIVTISIVSCRAIGIGSYLVRLGQRTIQIENSHIILTGYRALNAVLGREVYASNNQLGGIQIMHNNGVTHAVDSRDLEGVATVLKWLSYFPRAKGTSLPILPSPLPDSINRDITYVPTKAPYDPRWMLEGRYSPNDQNVWESGFFDRGSWEEIMKPWAQTVITGRARLGGIPCGVIAVETRTVELHLPADPANLDSEAKTISQAGQVWFPDSAYKTAQAIRDFNREELPLIIFANWRGFSSGMKDMYDQIVKFGAYIVDALREYTKPIFVYIPPNGELRGGAWAVVDTTINPRYLEMFADTTSRGGVLEPTGIVEIKFRNKDLIKTMHRIDPVIQKLKENLNTSNSIEERTEIETVIRKREKTLIPIYQQVAVYFADLHDTPERMLEKNVIQDIIPWQKARPLLYWKLRRRLLEEDIKKDILSMQPKFDVRQIGAMLRRWFIEDKGAIESYLWDQDQAATTWLEAQLVNENSVISRNIMCVKKDAVITRIKEALETCPEVRLDAVLEIAHRLNPAERAELQRTLSQMETPDQEHHIDSSSSS, translated from the exons gCCCAGCATGTCGCAGGGTACGGTGATGATTCAGACACAAAGCCGATTGCAAGAGAAAGATTTCACCGTTGCGACACCCGAAGAATTCGTACATCGCTTTGGCGGCACCAAGGTTATCAACAAG GTTTTAATAGCTAATAATGGAATCGCTGCAGTCAAATGTATGCGGTCGATACGACGATGGTCTTACGAGATGtttaagaatgaaagagcGGTACGTTTCGTGGTCATGGTCACCCCGGAAGACCTCAAAGCTAACGcggaatatataaaaatggcCGATCAATATGTCCCCGTACCTGGTggaacaaataataacaattatgcAAACGTCGAGCTCATCGTGGATATTGCAACAAGGACGCAGGTGCAAGCTGTTTGGGCTGGATGGGGTCACGCATCAGAAAATCCTAAATTACCAGAGTTACTGCATAAGaataatatctcttttatag GTCCATCCGAGAGAGCTATGTGGGCTTTAGGTGATAAAATAGCTTCCAGTATTGTCGCTCAAACAGCAGACGTTCCTACGTTACCTTGGTCGGGATCTGAATTGAAAGCTCAATATAGTGGcaagaagataaagatatcGACCGAATTATTCAAGAAAGGTTGTGTTTCCACCGTCGAGGAATGTCTTGCTGCAGCTAATAAAATTGGTTTTCCGATTATGGTGAAAGCTAGCGAAGGTGGCGGCGGTAAGGGTATTAGAAAATGCGAAAACGCGGAAGAGTTACCCGCCTTGTTTAG ACAAGTGCAAGCTGAGATACCGGGTTCACCGatatttatcatgaaaatgGCGAAATGTGCTCGTCATTTAGAGGTTCAATTATTAgccgataattacggtaatgcAATATCGTTGTTCGGCCGTGATTGCTCTATCCAAAGAAGGCatcagaaaataatagaagaggCACCAGCGGTAATAGCCAAACCTGAAGTCTTcgaagagatggagaaa GCTGCTGTAAGATTAGCAAAAATGGTCGGATATGTCAGCGCGGGTACcgttgaatatttatatgatactTCTGGCCGGTATTATTTTTTGGAATTGAATCCTAGACTTCAAGTGGAACATCCATGTACCGAGATGATATCGGACGTTAATCTCCCTGCTGCACAGCTTCAAGTGGCGATGGGATTGCCTCTTCATCATATTAAAGATATACGTCTCCTTTATGGTGAGAGTCCTTGGGGAGATAGTCAAATAGATTTTGAGCAGCTACGTCATAAACCTCAACCTTGGGGACACGTGATAGCTGCTAGAATTACCAGTGAAAATCCTGATGAAG GTTTCAAGCCAAGTTCTGGTACTGTACAAGAATTGAACTTTAGATCGTCGAAGAATGTTTGGGGTTATTTTTCTGTTGGAGCATCAGGTGGTCTTCACGAATTCGCAGATTCTCAATTCGGTCATTGTTTTTCCTGGGGGGAAGATCGTTATCAAGCTCGAGAGAATTTGGTGATAGCACTGAAAGAATTGAGCATCAGAGGTGACTTCAGGACAACGGTAGAATATCTTATAACTTTATTGGAAACCGAAGCTTTTCAACAAAACAATATCGACACATCATGGCTTGATGTGCTTATAGCAGAGCGTATTAAAAGTGATAAGCCAAACGTTCTATTAGCTGTCACGTGTGGTGCCATTCATATTGCTGATAGAACTATTACTGCCGCATTCACTGAATTTCAGACGGCCTTGGAGAAAGGTCAAGTACAAGGCAGTAATGATTTAAATAACCTCGTAGAT GTAGAACTAGTGAATGATGGTTACAAGTACAAAGTTCAAGCAGCTAAATCAGGTCCTAATAGTTATTTCCTCGTTTTAAATAGttcctataaaaaaattgaagttcATCGACTTTCTGACGGTGGTTTGTTACTCTCAATGGATGGTGCCAGTTACACGACGTAcatgaaagaagaagtagatcGTTACAGAATTACTATAGGTAATCAAACCTGTGTATTTGAAAAGGATAACGATCCGTCTTTACTTAGATCACCATCAGCGggtaaattgataaattttttggTGGAGGATGGTGGTCACATCGATAGGGGACAAGCTTACGCTGAAATCGAAGtcatgaaaatgataatgacggtaacGACAAGCGAAGCTGGTACATTGTTTTACGTGAAAAGACCAGGTGCTATTCTCGAAGCTGGTACTGTAATAGCTCATTTAGAACTCGATGATCCATCTTTAGTGACGAATGCTGAGGAATATAGTGGGCAATTTCCAACGCCAGCGGTACCAGCTATACCAGACAAATTAAATCATCTTCATTCCAAATATCGGACTGCTTTAGAAAATACACTAGCTGGTTACTGTTTACCAGATCCATATCATTTGCCTCGTTTACGTGAACTCATCGAAAAATTCATGTTCTCCTTACGCGATCCTAGTTTACCATTGCTTGAACTTCAAGAAGTGATAGCTACGATATCAGGAAGAATCCCAGCTTCGGTtgagaagaagataagaaaattaatgtctTTGTACGAAAGAAACATAACTTCTGTTCTTGCACAATTTCCTAGTCAACAAATCGCAGCTGTCATTGATGGACATGCTGCTACCCTTTCGAAACGTTCCGATAGAGATGTATTTTTCTTAACTACTCAAGCGATCGTACAACTTGTGCAGAGATATCGAAATGGTATACGTGGTCGAATGAAAACTGCCGTACACGAACTTCTTCGTCAATATTATATGGTTGAGTGTCAATTTCAACAAGGACATTACGACAAATGTGTGTCCGCTTTGATAGAACAATATAAGGACGATTTAAGTACCGTAACTGCAATGATTTTTAGTCATAACCAAGTAACTAAAAAGAATATCTTAGTGACTATGCTGATAGATCATCTCTGGGCGAACGAACCTGGTCTCACTGACGAATTGGCTAGTACTTTAACGGAATTGACTAGTttgaacagaacagaacacaGTCGTGTTGCGTTAAGAGCCAGACAGGTATTGATAGCTGCTCATCAACCTGCCTACGAACTCAGACACAACCAAATGGAATCCATTTTCCTATCAGCCGTTGATATGTACGGGCACGATTTTCATCCAGAAAATCTTCAAAAGCTGATACTCTCCGAGACATCTATATTCGATATCCTTCATGATTTCTTCTATCATTCGAATCGTGCAGTTTGCAATGCCGCTTTGGAAGTTTACGTTCGTAGAGCTTATATCAGTTATGAGTTAACGTGTTTACAACATTTGGAATTATCAGGAGAAATACCTCTCGTACATTTCCAATTTTTACTCCCTAACAATCATCCTAATCGACAAACTCAGTCAATTGTTAATTATAGAACAGGAGCGATGGCAGCATTCAAAGACTTCGATCAGTTCCGTGAATACTCGGATGAGATCTTGGACTTATTGGAAGACCTATCATCGCCGAGTTCAGTATCTGTTAAAGTCCTAGAGGCTGTAGATGCGATTGGTAGCGAATCTCGTCACAGTACATCCATAAATGTATCGCTTAGCACTGCGACAGAAGCTGCTACTGCCGCAGAATTAAGTGAGAGACCAGCTGAACCTGTACACATTTTAAGTATTGCCATTCAAGAGAATAGTAATCAAGACGACGCTACTATGGCAAGATTATTTGGCGACTGGTGTGCAACGAGCAAAGAAGAATTAATATCTCGTGGTATCAGAAGAGCCACTTTTGCAGCCCTCAAGAGGAAACAGTTTCCGAAATTCTTTACGTTCAGGCAAAGAGACGGATTTGTCGAGGATAGAATTTATCGACATCTTGAGCCAGGGTGTGCTTTTCAATTGGAACTTAATAGAATGAGAACATACGATCTGGAGGCTTTGCCTACGTCGAATCAAAAGATGCACTTGTACCTTGGACAAGCAAAGGTAGCCAAAGGGCAACAAGTTACAGACTATCGTTTCTTTATACGCTCTATTATTCGTCATTCTGATCTTATTACGAAGGAAGCAAGCTTCGACTATCTTCACAACGAAGGAGAGCGCGTGCTGCTCGAAGCTATGGATGAGTTAGAAGTAGCCTTTTCGCATCCTCTGGCTAAACGTACGGAATGTAATCATATATTCTTAAATTTCATTCCTACAGTCATAATGGATCCTGCCAGAATAGAGGAAAGTGTTACCAGTATGGTACTTAGATATGGTCCGAGATTATGGAAGTTACGTGTACGTCAGGCCGAAATCAAAATGACAATCCGCCCAGCTCCAGGCAAATCGACGTCAAACATACGCTTGTGTATCGCCAATGACAGCGGTTACAGTATAGATTTACATCTTTACGCTGAATCGACAGATCCTAAGACAGGTATCATTCGTTTTGAATCTTATCCACCGCCTACTGCTAATTTATCCAATTGGAGACCTGGTCCTATGCACGGTTTGCCAATTTCAACACCGTATCTCACCAAGGATTATCTTCAAGCCAAGAGATTCCAAGCGCAAAGTGCTGGTACAACTTATGCGTACGACTTGCCTGACATATTCCGACAGCAAGTAGAAAAGTCTTGGCATAAATATATCGAGGAGAGATCAAATTCAAACATAACGATTCCTACGTCAGTGATGGATTGCGTTGAGCTAGTACTGGATGGTGACAATCTTGTTGAACAAAAGCGTTTGCCTGGTGAGAACGATGTAGGCATGGTAGCTTGGAGATTAACTCTTTATACACCAGAGTTTCCTGCTGGTCGagatattatacttattgcCAATGATCTCACGCATTTCCTCGGCTCGTTTGGCCCAAAGGAGGACTTTCTATTTTACAGAGCCTCAGAAAGAGCAAGACAACTTGGTATTCCACGTATTTATTTTGCTGCTAATGCAGGTGCACGTATTGGCCTAGCTGAAGAAATTAAAGGATTATTCAAAATAGCTTGGGAAGATGAAAGTGAACCCGAAAAGGGATTCAAGTATATATACTTGACACCAGATGATTATGCTCGTCTAGCACCTTTTAATTCAGTCAAGGCTTCCTTAATCGAAGATCCAGCTGGTGAATCTCGTTATAAAATTACGGACATCATTGGCAAAGACGATGGTATAGGCGTAGAGAATTTAAAATACGCTGGTATGATTGCTAGCGAAACGTCCAGAGCTTACGATGAAATTGTCACTATCTCTATCGTTTCGTGCCGCGCTATTGGTATCGGTTCTTATTTGGTGCGTCTTGGTCAGAGAAcaattcaaattgaaaattctCACATCATTCTTACTGGTTACCGAGCATTGAACGCCGTCCTAGGACGTGAAGTATACGCTAGTAACAATCAACTAGGAGGTATTCAAATTATGCATAATAATGGTGTTACTCATGCGGTTGATAGTAGAGATTTGGAAGGCGTGGCCACAGTTTTGAAGTGGTTGAGTTATTTCCCCAGGGCGAAAGGTACAAGTTTGCCGATATTACCTTCACCTCTCCCCGATTCTATCAACCGAGACATTACTTATGTACCTACAAAAGCACCTTATGATCCAAGGTGGATGTTAGAAGGTAGATACTCACCTAACGATCAGAATGTCTGGGAAAGTGGTTTCTTCGATCGTGGATCATGGGAG GAAATCATGAAACCTTGGGCACAAACTGTAATAACAGGTCGAGCAAGACTAGGTGGTATACCTTGTGGCGTTATAGCCGTCGAAACAAGAACCGTCGAATTACATCTTCCTGCTGATCCTGCTAATCTCGATTCGGAAGCTAAGACAATATCTCAGGCTGGCCAAGTATGGTTCCCAGATAGTGCCTATAAAACTGCACAAGCTATTCGAGATTTTAATAGGGAAGAACTACCGCTTATTATATTCGCTAACTGGAGAGGATTTTCCAGTGGCATgaaag ATATGTACGATCAAATTGTGAAATTTGGTGCGTATATCGTCGACGCGTTGAGAGAGTACACAAAACctatatttgtatacattCCACCAAATGGTGAACTCAGAGGTGGTGCATGGGCAGTAGTGGACACTACAATTAATCCACGATACTTAGAAATGTTTGCTGATACTACCAGTAGAGGTGGTGTCCTAGAGCCTACTGGTatcgtagaaataaaatttagaaacaAGGATCTCATCAAGACTATGCATAGAATAGATCCTGTTATTCAAAAGTTAAAa GAAAACCTTAATACATCAAATTCAATTgaagaaagaacagaaatCGAAACGGTAAttcgtaagagagaaaaaacattgATACCTATATATCAACAAGTTGCTGTCTATTTTGCGGATCTTCACGACACACCAGAAcgaatgttagaaaaaaacgTAATACAAGATATAATACCATGGCAAAAAGCAAGACCGTTGCTTTATTGGAAATTAAGACGAAGACTTTTGGAAGAAGATATCAAGAAGGATATTTTGTCAATGCAACCTAAGTTCGATGTTAGACAAATTGGTGCGATGCTACGACGATGGTTTATCGAAGATAAAGGAGCTATAGAATCCTATCTTTGGGATCAAGATCAAGCGGCTACCACTTGGTTGGAGGCACAGCTTGTTAATGAAAATAGCGTTATATCACGTAATATTATGTGTGTAAAGAAGGATGCAGTTATCACACGTATCAAAGAAGCTCTCGAAACTTGTCCAGAAGTAAGATTAGATGCTGTCTTGGAAATTGCGCATAGATTAAATCCTGCCGAACGTGCTGAATTACAAAGGACTTTATCGCAAATGGAAACACCAGATCAAGAACATCACATTGATTCAAGTTCTTCATCCTAA